TTTATGTTCTTCAGGTAAATACTCTTCAATTACTGGGAGATATTTATTAATTATTTCCACTTCATCTTCTTTCAAAGGTGCACCATAACGACTCTCCATCGTACAGCACGCTCCTTTACACTTAGCTAAATCGCACGTGAAATTTGTTTCCCAGATTTCTGAATTTACCATAATATTTTCAACTTCGATAAAATCTATATCCATATTCTTAAATTACTTTTTCAAAAGATACAAATTTTTTTGTTCTCTCTTTAAAAAATATAGAAAAAATCAACTTCTTAATGCAACTGCAAATTAGTGTAATTCAAAAGTAAACAATAAATTTACATTAAAAATTTTGGGGCTATGGATTTTATAAATAAAACAATCTTACTAACAGGGGCTTCTTCTGGCATTGGAAAAGCACTTGCAGAAAAGTTATCCAGAGAAAAATGCAAATTAATTTTATGTTCTCGAAGAGTTGATATACTTGAAAACTTCAAGAATACAAATCAAACAATAGCTGAAATATTTCCATTTAAATGTGATGTAAGCAATAAAGAAGAAGTTAAAAACACTTATGAAAAAATTAAAAATGAAATCGGGATGCTCGATATTGCTATATTAAATGCTGGTGTTGGTCATAGAATGAAAGTTGAAAATTTTGATTCTAAACTTGCCGAAGAAACCTTTGGAGTAAATATTTTTGGTTTGATTTACTGGATTGAAAATATAATTCCAGATTTTATTAAAAACCGAAGTGGTATAATTGCAGGAGTTTCAAGTCTTGCCGATAATCGTGGTTACTCAGGGAGTGGATTTTATTGTGCAAGTAAATCTGCTGCCACAATTTTTCTTGAAGGATTGAGAGTTGAATTAAAACCTTACGGAGTAAAAGTAATTACAATAAAACCTGGTTTTGTAAAAACTCCAATGACAGACAAAAACGAATTTAAAATGCCATTTTTGATGTCACCTGAAAAAGCTGCTGATATTATTTTATCTGGATTAAGAAAAGAAAAAAGGATAATTCAATTTCCTTTGCCAACAGTAATTTCTTCTCGATTAATTGGCTGCTTACCATCTTTCTTATATGAATTTATGATGACACTTTATGACAAAAAGAAATAAATAGCTATGAAAAAATTTTTGAAAACAATTTTATCAGTTATTTTACTTCTCATATTAATCTCCTGTGAATATGATTTTCCGATAGAACCAATTTATTATCAAAGAGCAGAATTAATAAGTTCAGAATTCAAAACTACTGTTGATGCTAACCATTTAAAATCTCTTTTCAGTGAATTTAAAATAGATGATGAATTAAAAAATAAACTAATATATGATGTTGATGTTTACAAAATTATTTATACAACATTGAATCATAAAGGAGAAATAGTAAAAGCATCAGGTGCATTATTTGTTCCAAAAGGAGTGGATTATTTACCTTTACTCAGTATTCAACACGGAACACAAACAAAAAGAATTAATGTTGGTTCGATTAATCCATATTATTCACTCGAAGGATTTGTAGGTGCATCGCTTGGATATTATACTGTTGTACCAGATTATCTTGGACTTGGAGAATCAAAAATGATTCATCCTTATCATCACGCAAAAACCTCTGCATATGCAGTTATCGATTTTATAAGGGCGGCAAGAAATTTTAGCATCAATAACAAAATAAAATTAAATGGTCAGGTATTTTTAATTGGTTATTCAGAAGGTGGCTATGTAACAATGGCAGCTCAAAGAGAAATCGAAAAAAATTATTATAATGAAATTAAAATTACTGCTTCTGCTCCAATGGCTGGAGCATACGATTTATATTTAACATCTCAAATAATTCTAAATAATAAAATTTATGAACAACCTTCTTTTCTGGCTTATCTTATAGTTGCCTATAATGATATTTATGAATGGAATAAAATAGACGAAATTTTTAATTCACCATATGCCGAAAAAGTAGTATCACTTTTTGATGGTTCTAAAACCACATCCGAAATTAATTCTGAACTTACCAGTGATTTAAAAAAATTGTTTAAACAGAAATTTATTAATGATTTTCTAAATGGAACTGAAATAGAATTTACAAAAGCACTGAAGGAAAATAGCTTAATTAATTTTGTACCAATTTCTCCAACAAAATTATATCATGGCGATGCAGATGAATATGTTCCTTATGAAAATTCTCTAAAAGCAATAGAATATTTTAATTCGCACGGAGCTAATGTTGAATTAATTACAATCAAAAATGGAACTCATATAAGTTCTGGTATTCCATCAATCATAAATGCTATTGACTGGTTTGAGAGTCTAAAAGCTAAATTTATTGCCTCTTCTAAAGTAGTATCGAATGTTCAAGGAAGTTACTTATATAAATAAAACTGGAGGCAACAATGAAAAAGATATTTTTATCAATCCTTATTCTATTCTTTTTGATCAATATTTCATTTGCTCAGGATACAGATGTTATTAAATTACCAGCACCTCAAATGGAGATTGGAAAACCTTTAATGCAGGCATTAAAACTCAGAGCATCAACACGAAGTTTTGATACCACAAAATTATCGCTTCAGCATTTATCGAATTTACTATGGGCAGCATATGGAATTAATCGTCCAGAAAGTGGAAAAAGAACAGTTCCATCTGCAATGAACTGGCAGGAATATGACGTTTATGTAGTTTTGTCCAAAGGTGCATATTTATATGATGCAAAAGAAAATGTATTAAAACTAATTACAAAAGGAGATATAAGAGAATATTGTGGAGTACAGGATTTTGTAAAAACCGCTCCTCTTAATTTAGTTTACGTTGCAAATTTTTCAAGAGTAACTCGTGTAAATGAAGAAGATAAACTATTATTTGTAGCTGCTGATTGCGGATTCATAGCACAAAATGTTTATTTATATTGTGCTTCAGAAGGACTTGCATGTGTAGTGAGAGGTATGATTAATAAAGAAAAACTTCCTGAAGCATTGAAACTAAATTCAAATCAAAAAATAATTTTAGCACAAACTGTTGGTTATCCAAAGAATTAATGAAATGAAATCAACGATCAATAATATTGACTTTAGAACATCTGTATTAATTAGTATTTTTGAGTAAGATAAAAAGATGGTTTGTATATGGGGAAGTTCAAATATGTAATTAAAAGAAGTGGTGCAATAGTTCCATTCAATCCAGATAGAATAGCAAATGTTATATACAGAGCGGCCGTTGCTGTTGGCGGAAGAGATAAAGAAAGGGCAGAACAATTAGCCAAACAAGTTGTTGCCATGCTCGAAGAAAAATATGAAGAAGGTTATAAGCCGCATGTTGAAGAAATCCAGGATATGGTTGAAAAAGTACTTATTGAAAATGGTCATGCAAAAGTAGCTAAAGAATTTATACTTTATCGAGAAGAAGCTGCTCGTAGAAGGCGTGCTGATTCCAAACATCTTTCAAAACCATCTGAATTTATTCCATGGGCAAAAGTATGGAATTCACTCGACTGGGCAGTATCTCATAATCTTCATACAGTTGAATCTTTAAATCAAAGAATACGTAACGGAGAGTTTCCTCATATTGTTCATGAATCTGAATCTGCATATGAAACTCAACTCGATACAGCTGCTGAATTAATTAAAGAAAGAAGTAAAGAACTAAAGATGGTTTTTGTTAGTGGTCCTTCTTCATCTGGAAAAACAACCACCACACTTAAACTTGAACAAAGGCTTAATAAAATGGGAATGAAGTTCGTTCCTTTAATTGTTGATAATTACTTTTTTGATCTTGAACTTCATCCAAAAGATGAATTTGGTGATTATGATTTTGAAACTCCACAAGCTCTTGATTTAGAAATGATAAATGACCACTTAAAAAAACTTGCAAATGGAGAAGAAGTAAAAATACCTTATTACGATTTTAAGGAAGGAAAAAGATATTTAGATAGAACTCCTTTAAAAATTGAAAAAGATGAAGTATTGTTAATCGATAGTCTGCATGGATTATATCCAGAATTCAGTAAAGAAATTCCAGCTGAACAAAAATTCAAGCTTTATCTTGAACCTTTACTTCAAATGAAAATGCCAGATGGAAAATATATTAGATGGACAGATTTAAGAATGATTCGTCGTATGTTGCGAGATTCTGTTCATCGTGCATACAATCCAGAACAAACATTATTACACTGGCATTATGTTCGTTCATCTGAAAAAAGAAATATTTTACCATATTGTAATACTGCAGATTATATTATAAATACTTCAATGTCATACGAAGTTGCACTTTATCGACCCAAGCTTTTAGATAGTTTTCGAGAATGGGAAAAGAAATATCAGGGGGATCCACTAAGAGAAGATGCATACGAAAGAGCATCGAGAGTAAGAAAAATGCTCGAAGCAGTTGAACCCGTAGAAGACGATTCTCCAATTCCTGGCGACTCCGTTCTACGTGAGTTTATTGGTGGAAGTACTTTAAAGTATCATTAATATAAAATAAGAGATGCGCGAAGTTTTATAATGCGCATCTCCTTTTTACAACTATTCGATTTTCAAATTTCTTTTCTTTAAAAAGCTTTTTACTTTTTCTCCTGCATGTTCAAAAACAATGTAAAGAATTGGAATAACAATTAATGTAAGTAAAGTTGTTGTTGTTAATCCACCAATTACAGCTTTGGCAAGAGGCGACCATGTCTCTGAACCTGTACCTATACCAATTGCAAGAGGAACCATACCAAGTATAGTTGTTAATGCAGTCATTAAAACTGGTCTTATTCTGGCTCTACAACCAAATTCAACTGCTTCATACAATTCCATCCCTTTTCTTCTCTGTTGATTTATATAATCCACAAGCACAATCCCATTATTAACTGCAATACCAACCAGCATCACAACTCCTACAAGAGCCATTACACTTATTGTTGTTCCTGTGATTGCAAGAAAGATAAACACACCAATAATTGAAAGTGGAACTGTAAACATAATTATTAATGGATCTACTAAAGATTCGAATTGAGAAGCCATTATCATATAAACCAGAATTACTGCTGCTATAAATGCAAGTCCAAGATAAAAGAATGCTTCCTGTTGATCTTCTGCTGTACCACCAATAATTACCTGATATTCTGATGGAATAGGAGTTTCTGCAATAATTCTTTTAATTTCACTTACAGCTTTTGATAAATCAATTCCAGACAGGTTACATCCAACAGATACAAATCTACTCTGATTTTCTCTAAAAATTGTAGGACTAGATTGTTCTTCTCGAATTTCTGCTATGTCTTTTAATTTAATTCTTCCACCAGCTGGTAGAGCAATCTCGAGTTCTTCTAAAGCAGCTTTTGATTTTCTATATTCTCTTGCAAATTGAACATAAATATCATACTCATCACCTTTCTCACGATATTGAGATGCTACTTTGCCCTGAACTGCAGTAGAAATATTCATTGCCACCTGAAGTGTTGATAAATTATAATGATTGAGTAAATCTTTATTAAGATGAACTTGAATTTCGGGAGTTGTTTCTTTTGTGTTTAATGATATATCAACCAGTCCATTTACATTTTCCATTTTTGATTTTAATTCGTTAGCAATTGCTTTTGCACCATCAATATCAAATCCAAAAACTTTTACTTCTATAGCCTTTTCTGTTGTGAATGAACCACCTTCCTGAAATGTATAAGTAATTCCGGGAATTTCATCAAACTTTTTTCTTAATCTATCCTGAATTTCAAATTGCGATACACTTCTTTTTTCTTTTGGAATTAATTTAACAAATAATTCAATTGTACTTGAAGTTGTACCATAAGCACCAATTCCTTCACGTGTACCATAAAAAATTGAAACTGATTCTAAAATATCTTTGTCTATAACTTCTTTAATAATATCTTCAATTTTATATG
This region of Rosettibacter firmus genomic DNA includes:
- a CDS encoding SDR family NAD(P)-dependent oxidoreductase; the encoded protein is MDFINKTILLTGASSGIGKALAEKLSREKCKLILCSRRVDILENFKNTNQTIAEIFPFKCDVSNKEEVKNTYEKIKNEIGMLDIAILNAGVGHRMKVENFDSKLAEETFGVNIFGLIYWIENIIPDFIKNRSGIIAGVSSLADNRGYSGSGFYCASKSAATIFLEGLRVELKPYGVKVITIKPGFVKTPMTDKNEFKMPFLMSPEKAADIILSGLRKEKRIIQFPLPTVISSRLIGCLPSFLYEFMMTLYDKKK
- a CDS encoding lipase family protein codes for the protein MKKFLKTILSVILLLILISCEYDFPIEPIYYQRAELISSEFKTTVDANHLKSLFSEFKIDDELKNKLIYDVDVYKIIYTTLNHKGEIVKASGALFVPKGVDYLPLLSIQHGTQTKRINVGSINPYYSLEGFVGASLGYYTVVPDYLGLGESKMIHPYHHAKTSAYAVIDFIRAARNFSINNKIKLNGQVFLIGYSEGGYVTMAAQREIEKNYYNEIKITASAPMAGAYDLYLTSQIILNNKIYEQPSFLAYLIVAYNDIYEWNKIDEIFNSPYAEKVVSLFDGSKTTSEINSELTSDLKKLFKQKFINDFLNGTEIEFTKALKENSLINFVPISPTKLYHGDADEYVPYENSLKAIEYFNSHGANVELITIKNGTHISSGIPSIINAIDWFESLKAKFIASSKVVSNVQGSYLYK
- a CDS encoding SagB/ThcOx family dehydrogenase, which translates into the protein MKKIFLSILILFFLINISFAQDTDVIKLPAPQMEIGKPLMQALKLRASTRSFDTTKLSLQHLSNLLWAAYGINRPESGKRTVPSAMNWQEYDVYVVLSKGAYLYDAKENVLKLITKGDIREYCGVQDFVKTAPLNLVYVANFSRVTRVNEEDKLLFVAADCGFIAQNVYLYCASEGLACVVRGMINKEKLPEALKLNSNQKIILAQTVGYPKN
- a CDS encoding uridine kinase family protein gives rise to the protein MGKFKYVIKRSGAIVPFNPDRIANVIYRAAVAVGGRDKERAEQLAKQVVAMLEEKYEEGYKPHVEEIQDMVEKVLIENGHAKVAKEFILYREEAARRRRADSKHLSKPSEFIPWAKVWNSLDWAVSHNLHTVESLNQRIRNGEFPHIVHESESAYETQLDTAAELIKERSKELKMVFVSGPSSSGKTTTTLKLEQRLNKMGMKFVPLIVDNYFFDLELHPKDEFGDYDFETPQALDLEMINDHLKKLANGEEVKIPYYDFKEGKRYLDRTPLKIEKDEVLLIDSLHGLYPEFSKEIPAEQKFKLYLEPLLQMKMPDGKYIRWTDLRMIRRMLRDSVHRAYNPEQTLLHWHYVRSSEKRNILPYCNTADYIINTSMSYEVALYRPKLLDSFREWEKKYQGDPLREDAYERASRVRKMLEAVEPVEDDSPIPGDSVLREFIGGSTLKYH